gtttagatggtcagacgagtgtgaggtgagctttcagaagctcaaaacagctctaactacggcaccagtgttgattttgcccacaggttcagggtcttatacagtttattgtgatgcatctcgtattgggcttggtgcagtgttgatgcaggatggcaaggtcattgcctatgcttcacggcagttgaagatttatgagaagatctatccggttcatgatttggagttggcagccattgttcacgcattgaaaatttgaaggcattatctgtatggcgtggcgtgtgaggtgttcacggattacaagagtcttcagtatttgttcaaacaaaaggagttgaatttgagatagaggaggtggttggagttgttgaaagattatgatatcactatcttgtatcatcctggaaaggccaatgtggtagacgatgcgttgagtaggaagtcagctagtatgggcagtcttgcttatattccggtcggtgagaggttgcttgctttggatgttcaggccctggccaatcagttcgtgaggttggatatttctgagcttaGTCGTGTATTGGactgcacagtcgctcgttcttctttattggagcgtattcgtgatcagcagtatgatgatccccatttgtgtgtccttagagacatggtgcagcgcggaggtgccacCTAGGTTGCCTTAGATgacgatggagttttgagattgtagggtcgagtgTGTGTGACAAACATGGATGGGCtgcgagagttgattttagaggaggcccatagctccccgTACTCTATTTATTcgggcgccgcaaagatgtatcgggatttgCGGTAGtattattggtggcagagaatgaagaaggatatcgttgcatatgtagctcgatgtttgaattgtaagcaggttaagtacgagcatcagagaccttgtggtttatttcagaggatagggcttcctgagtggaagtgggagcggatcactatggatttcgttgttggactcccacagacttggaggaagttcgacgcagtatgggtaattgttgataggctgaccaagttagcgtaTTTCATTCCTGTAGCGGTTTCCTATTCATCTGAGAggctagctgagatctatatctaggAGATTTTTCATCTTCATGGTGCGCCTGTAtatatcatttcggatcgaggtacgcagtttacctcgcatttttggagagcaattTAGCGAGAGTTGGGaacccaagttgagttgagtacaacatttcatcctcagacggacgtgcagtccgagcggactattcagattttggaggatatgctctgagcttgtgtcattgactttggaggctcgtgggatcagtttttgcctttatcatagtttgcctacaacaacagttaccagtcgagtatccagatgtctccttatgaggctttatatggtaggcggtgtcgatctccagttgggtggttggagccgggagaggctcgattgttgggtacggatctggttcaggaggctttggataaggtcaggattattcaggataggctttgtatAGCTCAGTACAGGCAAAAGAGTACAGACCGCAAGGTTCgggatgtggcttttatggttggagaacgggtattgctccgagtgtcgcctatgaagggcgtggtgagatttgggaaaaagggcaagcttagccctaggttcattggtctgTTTGAGATTCttaatcgagtgggagaggtggcttatagacttgcattgtcgccgagcttatcagccgtgcgccaagtgtttcatgtgtccatgctctggAAATATCAGGGCGAttcatcccacatgttagatttcagcactgtctagttggacaaggacttgtcgtacgaggaggagccggtagccattctagaatggcaggttcgttagttgaggtcgaagagtttcccttctgttcatgttcagtggaaaggtcagccccctgaggcatcgacctgggagtccgagtctgatatgcggagccgttatccccatcttttccccgactcaggtacttccttcttctgtccgttcgaggacgaacagttgttttagaggtcatcacttgcttttaatTGAATTCTATGTCTCCGAGGCCTTgtaaacctcatttagagttacctcgatttgcatgcacagtccgagCACGTAgacggaaagcttaaatatgataatttgcgaaaatgataagttttgactgtaaaatgaataaatttgacttcggtcaacattttgggtaaacagacccggatccgtatttgacgatcccggagggtccgcaGGAAactatgggacttgggcgtatgcccggaatcgaattccgaggtcccgagcccgagaaatgaatttttaaaggaaattattttctgaaattttttaaggaaatttgaaatgaagtttgattagaaagagatggtatcaggcccgtattttgatttcggcgcccggtacaggtcttatatatggtttaagtcatttttgTAAAGTTTGGTTTAAAACGGGCATCGTTTGACGtaattcggacctaaattgctaaatttgatacttaatgaagttgagaaaaaaaaagttcttgattttgaggtttgattcgttgttattgaggttattttggcgatttgattgtacggataagttcgtatgatgttgttgagttagtacgtgtgtttggttaggagcatcgagggctcgagtgtgtttcggatgtgtttcgtgaagttttgaacttaggaaaaagttgcagattcagagaagttaCAGGTCTCTGAAGTCAAGTCTCGCGGTCCGAGGTGGAAACTTTGCGGCCGCGGTGGTGACTCTGCGACCGCAGTGAggtttgtgcggtctgcggtaagcaaggccaagcctccgcggccgcgctcgatttcttgcggtccgcagtggagcTCTGCGGCCAcagtccattttatgcggtccgcggtggagctccgcggccgcagtcctttttatgcggtccgcggagagggtctaagaggggtataaatagacgggactttcagttatttttttacttttcaaaaccctaaaacataagaagTGATTTTTcgaacaacctttcttctccaaatcaattgtaagtcatttttaactagtttcttcaatcattaacatgatttcaacttcaaatcaaagatttttatgggggaattgggtgttttgtgtagaacctaggttttctaaaaaattggggatttggaccttgatttgaggcccgatttcaaaacaaatcatatatttgggtttcgtgggggaatgggtaatcgggttatggttcgaacctcgggttttgaccatgtaggcccgggggcaattttgactttttgggtaaaactttagaaaagtcatttttatgcattagaattgattcatttagcatttattgatatcgttaagtaaattgtggctagatacaagcgagttggcggtggaatcaaggggtaaaactataattgaaccttgagctgtgttcgttgcatcgaggtaagtgttgggtctaaccttagcttgagggattaggagttgtgtcctattttctatttgcttcttgtcgagtacgatgtataggcatggtgacgagtatctatacgttggtgtcaagcacgaccgtgggtcttatattgtgattttcatgattttgttgtattattcattccttggtgaagatttctaattgttgtataaggTTTGCGGAAAGAATTGTAATCTATGagcattgaggagcgttggctcaggtTGTATAgcaaaattgtgaaagtataagtgacaattgaacttttagagcattggctcaaggtgtgaagtgaattgtgaagtgaCATTAACCTTTGGCAAGTGGTACAATTTTGAATGAAGGTTGCAATGTCTTTCCTAATACCCTTCCAATAAAAATAGGTTATCACCTTTCTAGTAGTGGCATCTAACCCAGAGTGGCCACTTGCTAGGGTGGAATGCCATAAGGTAAGAAGATTAGTTCGCAAAGCAGCATCATTTCCTATCACCAACTTCCCTTTTCTTATAAGTTGATGATTAATCCAAGTGAAATATTTTAGAGGAGCCTGTTGTAAGGACAAGATTAGGGAATGTAACTAAGGATCAGAAGACCAACTGGCAGTGATTTCTTCCCATAACTCAGTAGAGACAGAAGAGACCAGTAATGACATTAGTTCAGCACGTTGAACCCTTGATAAAGAATCAGCAACTATGTTCTCCCTACCTTTCTTATATAGGATCTCAAAATCAAAGGGTAGAAGCTTGGCTATCCATTGGATTTGTGAATCTGTATGAATCTTCTGCTTTAGAAGATATTTCACAGCCTTCCGATTAGTTCTTATAATGAAATGCTGACCCATGAGGTAATATGACCACTTGCTCACAACAAAAACATGGGCCAGAAGTTCCCTCTCATAAACAGAAAGAGCAGCATTTCTAGGGGCCAAGCCTTTGCTGATAAAGGCCACAGGATGAACCTCTTGCATAAGTACAGCTCCAATACCTATGCCACTAGCATTAGTTTCCACCACAAAAGAGGCAGAATAGTTGGGCAAAGCCAATACAAGAGCAGTGGTTAATGCCTTCTTCAGAGCAATGAATGTTTGCTAAGCACTGATGGACCATTTATAGCTATCCTTCTTAAGTAATTCAGCGGGAGGTCGACTAATAAGGCCATAATTCTTGATGAACTTCCTATAATATTCAGCAAGACCAAAAAAACCCCTGAGTTGCTTTAGGGTAGTAGGCACAGGCCATTGTTGAACAACCAAAATTTTCTTTGGATCAGTTGAAACTCCTACAGCAGAGATGAAATGGCCTAAGTATTCCACTTTTGCCACCCTAAAAACACATTTAGAGTGTTTATCTAGGAGGCTGTTAGACTTcataacttcaaatacttgttaataAATGTTGCACATGGTCTTGTAAATGCACATTATAAACCAAAATGTCATCAAAGAAAACCAATACAAACTTCCTTAGAAACTGTTGAAACAAATGATTCATAAGGCATTGAAATGTAGAGGGAGCATTTGTTAAACCAAGTGGCATGACAAGGTATTCATAATGGCCTGAGTGAGTCCTGAAAGCATTTTTTGGAATATCCTCAGGTACCATTCTAATTTGATGGTATCCTGACCTTAGATAAATTTTAGAAAAAACTGTAGCTCTAGTGAGTTCATCTAAAAGATCATCTATGATGGAAATGGGAAACTTGTCCTTAATTGTGTATTGGTTTAACTCCCTATAATCTACACACAACCTCCATGATCCATCCTTCTTCCCCACTAGAACCATAGGTGAAGAAAAAAGACTATTGCTATATCGAATAACACCGTGATGTAACATTTCCAATACAAGTTTCTCtataatatctttcttcatagAGGAATATCTATAAGGTATGATGTTAATTGGTTTAGACCCTTATTATAGAGGAATTCTATGATCAAAAATAACCCTCTGAGGTGGAAAAGCTTTGGGCTCCCTAAAGAGTATTTGATACTGCTCAAGCAGGTTCTTAAGTGTATCTGGCAGAGACTCTTCTACAGGCAGATGAAGGGCATTAAGGTGGTTGGCACACTCCACCATAGTGGTAGGAGAAACCACTTGCAACGTAAAGAATTGGACCTCTTCACTGCAACCCTTATTTATAGCCTTAGAGCTTGAGAGCTTGTAGTCTTCAGTGACTCCCTTCAACACATGATGTTTGCCCTGGTAGTTAAAGGACATGGTAAGCTCAGTGTAATCCATAGTAACAGGACCCAGTGTCTTCATCCATAGGGCCCCCAAAACCAAATCATACTTCCCTACATGAAAGACAATCATATCTGATGTATAGGTAGTCCCTTGTAACATCCATTGGAAATCCCTCACTACACCAGAGGTAGCCTCCATAGTGTTGTTGCCAAAACTGACAAAGCCCAGCTTAGTTGGGGAAATATGACACCCTAGCCTTTGTGTAGATTCAGCATCAATGAAATTATGTGTACTTCCACCATCTAACAGTATCTGAATGGGTCTTTTATTACTATAGTCAATGACATGGATAGTTTGAGCTCCCTTAAGACCACTTAGAGCACATAAGGAGAAAAAGAGAGGATCTCTATCTGGCACAGTCCATTCTTTAGTTGGTGATGTTCCCTCTGACTTAACAGGATCTTCCTCTATATTACCCTCAGTGTATTCTAGGTCCATGATGAATATTTGTTTAGGTAAGGAACACCTATGTCCAGGTCTATACTTATTATTACAGAAATAACATAACCCTTGAGCCCTTTTTGCCTGCATCTCTTCTGGTGAAATCATTCTCCTACTTCTGGGGTTAGGAATAGTTGAAGGTGGCAAGGCTAATTGTTGGGAGTTAAGGACTGTTGGCTAGAAATTTTGGTAGGGTGTAGTTCATAAGGGTTTTTTTTGTTGGAAAAGGAATGGACATGTGCAGAAAGATGTTTCATGATTTGAGCATTTGCTGCTAAAGTAGCTTCAGCTAATCTGGCTAATCGATAGGTTTTTGAGAGACTTTTGGGCTTATGCATCATAATTGGATTAACCAACTCCTCCTTTACGCCACCTAGGAAACATGATATAGCTTGATCTACTAATAAGCTACACTATGAGACAAGCCTATCAAAAGCAAATTGAAATTCCCTTACAGAACCAGTTTATCTCAGTTTCTTTAATTCAAGCATGGGATCTGCAAACTCATCCCCAAATGTTTCAACCAACACAGCCAAGTACTCCTCCTATTCAGGTAGCCCAGGTATACCTCTACACTTTAAAAAGGATTGATGCCAAGCCAAGGCCTCATAATCGAAGTTCATGGCTACTACTCTCACTCATTCAGTGAGAGGAGTATTATCCATAGAAAAATACCGTTCAATTCGGTACAACCAATTTTTTAAGTCTTCACCATTAAAACAAGGAAATACCAGATTATGATTGCGATTATTAGCGACATAGTGAGGATTTGGGCCTAAAATTCCCTGACCTGTTGCAATAGCGTGAGTTCGTTCTGTTGAAGTAGAGCTACCATCCTTAGCTTGCTGATGCAAGTGCATTCCATCGAAGGAGCTTTTAAGAGCACTGACCAACTGAACTAGCTCAATTTGCTTGCGATCCATGTCTTCCTTAAGCTCCTGATGCATCTGATCCATGCTAGCTCGCAG
Above is a window of Nicotiana tabacum cultivar K326 chromosome 8, ASM71507v2, whole genome shotgun sequence DNA encoding:
- the LOC142163115 gene encoding uncharacterized protein LOC142163115 encodes the protein MDQMHQELKEDMDRKQIELVQLVSALKSSFDGMHLHQQAKDGSSTSTERTHAIATGGVKEELVNPIMMHKPKSLSKTYRLARLAEATLAANAQIMKHLSAHPTVLNSQQLALPPSTIPNPRSRRMISPEEMQAKRAQGLCYFCNNKYRPGHRCSLPKQIFIMDLEYTEGNIEEDPVKSEGTSPTKEWTVPDRDPLFFSLCALSGLKGAQTIHVIDYSNKRPIQILLDGGSTHNFIDAESTQRLGCHISPTKLGFVSFGNNTMEATSGVVRDFQWMLQGTTYTSDMIVFHVGKYDLVLGALWMKTLGPVTMDYTELTMSFNYQGKHHVLKGVTEDYKLSSSKAINKGCSEEVQFFTLQVVSPTTMVECANHLNALHLPVEESLPDTLKNLLEQYSSMKKDIIEKLVLEMLHHGVIRYSNSLFSSPMVLVGKKDGSWRLCVDYRELNQYTIKDKFPISIIDDLLDELTRATVFSKIYLRVAKVEYLGHFISAVGVSTDPKKILVVQQWPALTTALVLALPNYSASFVVETNASGIGIGAVLMQEVHPVAFISKGLAPRNAALSVYERELLAHVFVVSKWSYYLMGQHFIIRTNRKAVKYLLKQKIHTDSQIQWIAKLLPFDFEILYKKGRENIVADSLSRVQRAELMSLLVSSVSTELWEEITASWSSDP